A window of Chitinophagales bacterium contains these coding sequences:
- the nrfD gene encoding polysulfide reductase NrfD, whose protein sequence is MALLRYESQVRAPLVDGTKDYHQVTEDICRPVEARPSRLWWIGFLISVALLVFGIVSVTVEVIYGTGQWNLNKTIGWGWDITNFVWWVGIGHAGTLISAILLLFRQGWRTGVNRAAEAMTIFAVMCAGQFPIWHMGRVWDAFFVLPYPNTRGPLWVNFNSPLLWDVFAISTYFTVSLLFWYSGLLPDLATLRDRAREKWRKMFYGVAAFGWTGSTKHWQRHEALSLVLAGLSTPLVLSVHTIVSFDFATSVIPGWHTTIFPPYFVAGAIFSGFAMVQTLLVVTRKVLGLEDYITMEHIDVMNKVIVLTGSIVGIAYLTELFIAWYGANSYEWYAFKENRVNLNSPYGWSYWIMMGCNVLSPQIFWFRKMRRNLTVTFFMSILVNIGMWFERFVIIVTSIYRDYLPSSWSTYYTPTIWEVGFYMGTFGLFFTCYFLFSKFFPVIALAEIKHILKKNGESFKANMAQLETQKPEEFGHDHSHDHGA, encoded by the coding sequence ATGGCATTACTCAGATACGAATCTCAGGTACGGGCCCCATTGGTCGATGGTACAAAGGATTATCACCAGGTAACGGAAGATATCTGCCGTCCGGTGGAGGCTAGACCTTCCCGGCTGTGGTGGATCGGTTTCCTGATCTCCGTAGCGCTTCTTGTTTTTGGTATCGTTTCCGTAACGGTGGAGGTTATCTACGGTACGGGTCAGTGGAACCTGAACAAGACGATCGGTTGGGGTTGGGACATCACCAACTTTGTTTGGTGGGTAGGTATTGGTCACGCCGGTACCCTGATCTCCGCGATCCTTTTGCTCTTCCGTCAGGGATGGCGTACCGGTGTAAACCGTGCCGCGGAGGCCATGACCATCTTTGCGGTAATGTGCGCCGGTCAGTTCCCGATCTGGCACATGGGTCGTGTGTGGGATGCCTTCTTTGTATTGCCTTATCCGAATACGCGTGGTCCGTTGTGGGTGAACTTTAACTCACCCTTGTTGTGGGACGTATTCGCGATCTCAACGTATTTCACTGTATCTCTTTTATTCTGGTATTCCGGTTTGCTTCCCGATCTGGCCACACTGCGCGACCGGGCCAGGGAAAAGTGGAGAAAGATGTTTTATGGAGTGGCTGCATTTGGTTGGACCGGTAGTACCAAACACTGGCAACGGCATGAAGCGCTCTCGCTGGTATTGGCGGGTTTGTCAACTCCCCTCGTACTTTCAGTGCACACGATCGTATCATTTGACTTTGCCACTTCGGTCATTCCCGGTTGGCATACCACCATCTTCCCTCCTTATTTCGTGGCAGGTGCCATCTTCTCCGGTTTCGCCATGGTGCAAACCCTTTTGGTGGTTACCCGCAAAGTACTCGGATTGGAAGACTATATCACGATGGAGCATATTGACGTAATGAACAAGGTGATCGTGTTGACCGGTTCGATCGTCGGTATCGCCTATCTCACCGAGTTATTCATTGCCTGGTATGGCGCTAACTCCTATGAGTGGTACGCCTTCAAGGAGAACCGTGTAAACCTGAACTCACCCTATGGATGGAGTTACTGGATTATGATGGGTTGTAACGTATTGTCGCCACAGATCTTCTGGTTCCGCAAAATGAGAAGAAACCTGACAGTGACATTCTTCATGTCGATCCTCGTGAATATCGGTATGTGGTTCGAGCGTTTTGTGATCATCGTTACTTCCATCTACCGCGATTATTTGCCCAGTAGCTGGAGTACCTATTATACCCCCACCATCTGGGAGGTAGGGTTCTATATGGGAACATTCGGGTTGTTCTTTACCTGTTATTTCCTGTTCTCCAAATTCTTCCCGGTTATCGCGCTTGCGGAGATCAAGCATATCCTGAAGAAGAATGGAGAAAGCTTCAAAGCAAACATGGCACAACTGGAAACCCAGAAACCCGAGGAGTTCGGACACGATCATTCGCATGATCATGGCGCTTAA
- a CDS encoding DUF3341 domain-containing protein, translating to MAEQKFVVGNFYDEAVLFPAVKKVRKAGYKIHDVFTPFPIHGLDKEMGLRDTSLHTAGFIYGISGTTTAVTFITWALTIDWPLNIGGKPFFSLPAWIPITFELTVLFAAVGMVLTFCYLCQLAPFVKKDHFNPRSTDDTFVMALECTDKTNEAEAMAFLQSAGAQDVSVQVRETRWWLGRYDKDERPFQQEKEAEATA from the coding sequence ATGGCTGAGCAGAAATTTGTAGTTGGTAATTTTTATGATGAAGCGGTGCTTTTCCCCGCCGTTAAAAAGGTGAGAAAGGCCGGTTACAAGATCCACGATGTGTTTACTCCTTTCCCGATCCATGGACTGGATAAGGAAATGGGTTTGCGTGATACGAGTTTGCACACCGCCGGCTTCATCTATGGTATCTCCGGAACCACAACGGCCGTAACCTTTATTACCTGGGCCCTGACAATTGACTGGCCTTTGAATATCGGTGGTAAGCCCTTTTTCTCCCTTCCGGCCTGGATTCCTATCACCTTTGAGTTGACGGTATTGTTTGCCGCAGTAGGAATGGTACTGACCTTCTGTTATCTCTGCCAGTTGGCCCCCTTTGTAAAGAAAGACCATTTCAATCCCCGTTCTACCGACGATACGTTTGTAATGGCTTTGGAATGTACAGACAAGACCAACGAAGCGGAAGCCATGGCATTCCTGCAAAGTGCCGGTGCCCAGGATGTATCGGTTCAGGTAAGGGAAACCCGTTGGTGGCTGGGTAGGTATGACAAAGACGAAAGACCATTCCAGCAAGAAAAAGAAGCGGAAGCCACAGCATAA
- a CDS encoding cytochrome c — protein MRKNILTAGTVIALFILAACNNVRRDPGRVYMPDMSYSRAYETYGELDSTQFTQKMAEAGEKIFYNAQPVAGTVAVGEMPAYPYKNDSLGYALSAGIPNPLPALSEGDMKEAERLYLINCGICHGSKLDGNGPLYNDGNGPYTSAPKNFMDQLMKDMKEGTMFHSVTYGKNAMGSYASQLTTKQRWMIIHYIKDKQGLKAPAATVAVDTTAAAGTAAGK, from the coding sequence ATGAGAAAAAATATTTTGACAGCGGGAACGGTAATTGCCCTTTTTATCCTGGCTGCCTGTAATAATGTAAGACGCGATCCGGGTCGTGTATATATGCCCGACATGTCGTACAGCAGGGCTTATGAGACCTACGGGGAATTGGATAGCACCCAGTTCACGCAGAAAATGGCTGAAGCCGGGGAGAAAATTTTCTACAATGCCCAGCCGGTAGCCGGTACTGTGGCCGTTGGAGAAATGCCTGCTTATCCGTATAAGAATGATTCGCTCGGATACGCATTGTCTGCCGGCATACCCAACCCCTTGCCAGCACTCAGTGAAGGAGATATGAAGGAAGCCGAACGTTTATACCTGATCAATTGCGGTATCTGTCATGGTTCCAAGCTGGATGGCAATGGTCCGCTGTATAATGATGGCAATGGCCCGTATACATCAGCCCCCAAGAACTTTATGGATCAGTTGATGAAGGACATGAAAGAAGGCACTATGTTTCATTCGGTGACCTATGGTAAGAACGCGATGGGGTCTTATGCTTCGCAATTGACCACCAAGCAACGTTGGATGATCATTCATTATATTAAAGACAAACAAGGGCTGAAAGCCCCTGCTGCAACGGTTGCTGTTGATACAACAGCCGCTGCCGGTACTGCAGCTGGTAAATAA